A window of Magnolia sinica isolate HGM2019 chromosome 13, MsV1, whole genome shotgun sequence genomic DNA:
agcccttttcctGTTAGGAATGACTCTTAAAacttaaaggatcaaaagttatgatcgaattaaaacttattatttatagtaaaaatgggaATAAAACAGACTTTcgattgttgatctgatggaatctcacaaatctggcaTAATGGGAAACCCAGCATAGCCGGAttagttggctaaattagcttctcctaccctaaaatcatatatgatatgttgagcaactcattctagtttgtgagataagattgttttaaggttctgacagccCTAATCACTTTCGCCTTCGATTGGgctttctttggtccatcttggccatgaaagtgtccgcaacccactctacatcagagtTTGACAAATAATTTTCTATTTTGAGTTGAATGAGGATCCTACTAAACTTTTGCTTATATAAATTGGTTAGTTCCTTTGTAAACAACCATTTTCATTGaataatatcatttttattatcatttttaaatattttttcatcACATGGGTTTAAAAACTATTTCATAGAAGAAGACAATAATCTCTTTTGTTTAAGCACCGTTATGTTACTTAGTATGAGACGAAGGTCTTTTCTCAAGTTTATGGCTTCTAATAATGTATTGGCGGTGACAATACCACAAATAATGTTCCTGAGCGGAGCAATGAATGTGGCGAAATTTGAAGCTTTTCAATGAGAAAGCTACATAAGTCATGATCATTGCTTGGTTAACCTAGGGCACATAGCACAGTCGAAGCCTCAAATGAAAtagttatttattatttattatttttttatttttcaatattttaaaaAGTTACGTGAATCATCCATTAAGTCAACTGTCAAAAATGTTGTAACAATATGAACTGAGAACTCTAATCTTTTAGTATCCCATCCAAAGTAAGGCCCAATATTTAAGGGTTTAGACCATTGAAAGATGCTCCCAAATACAAAGCTAGTGTCACAATATTTCATATCCCAATACAATGAGGTGTATTGTAGAAAAGATTCCAAATTCCACTCCCGGACTTGGCATGTATCACTGGGAGAAAAGAGTGTAGTATCTATCTTGTCCATCCATCAATTGGATTTGACCATGTAGCTGTTacacccaaaactcaagttggttCATTTGTCAAGTGGACCATGATATTGAAAAGTTGAACACGACAAGAAAatgtaattatatttattacaaatacttgTACACAATAAGGGTATGCTTAACAACACTTACAAACTATCACTCTTGAATGACAACTCTCACATACAAGGAAAAACTCTTTTGAAGTCTTAATACTTGGACACCTTGCTTTTACTCTTGAACTCACTCTTTGTTGTTTATGTATTCATAATGAGACACTTCCTATATTTATAGAAGGCTATGGAAGATTCTAGAATCAGCACAACTCTAAAGAGTCGTAGAAATTTCTAAATATCCTATAAGGTTCTATTATATTCTGGAACATTTTAAGAGAATCCGGAAGGTTCTAGCATAGTCCGGAACATTCCGGAAGAGTCAAGAAAActctatcaaactctaaaaattttCGGAAGATTctataaaattctaaaatttttcagaAATGTCTGAAAGTTTCCGGAAGACTCCGGAATATTCAAGAGAGGTGGTGATGACATTTAACACTCCTCCTCAGCACCAACTCTCATAATTCTGCTTTGGTCATCATGCGAAGTTATTTTCTGAATTCGGTGAACTTAGCATTGCTAAGTCCTTTTGTGAGTATGTCTGCAACTTGATCGTCGGTCTTCACATGGCTCATCTCGATTTCTCCttgaagtaccttctctctcACGAAGTGATAGTGTACCTCCACATGCTTGGTCCTAGCATGAAACACTGGATTATCAGCCAAGCAAATTGCTGATTGATTGTCGCAGCGCAATATCATTGGATAATCATCCGGTTGATGAAGATCCCTCATTAACTGTATAAGCTATGTGCTTGCTTGTGCTGCCATCGCTATTGCTCTGTATTCAGCCTCCGTGGTTGATAAAGATACTGTAGGTTGTCTCTTACTACACCAAGAGATTGCTCCTGAGTCAAGGTTGAATACGTATCCAGTAGTTGATCGTCGTGTGTCATGATCACCACCATCGTCAGCATCGCAGTACCCAACTATCTTGCATGCTCCACCTTTCTTGTATAATAGACCAAGATCTATTGTACCCTTCACATATCTCAGTATTCAACATACTGCTTCAAGATGCGGCTTCTTTGGTGTTTGTATGAACCGGCTAACCACACCAACTGCGTAAGCTCTATCTAGTCACGATAATGTAAGGTAGATTAGACTACCAACTATTTGTCGATACATAGTTGTATCTTCCAAGTCTTTTCCTTCTTCCGAACATAGCCTGGCGTTAGCCTCAATAGGTGTGGCAATTGGCTTGCATTTGAGCATCCCATATTTCTTTAATAGGTCTTTGGCATACTTCTGCTGATAGAGGAATATGCCTTTGTTGCTTCGGTCAATCTCCGGCCTAAGAAAATGCTTCAGTTCTCCAAGTTCCTTCATTTGGAATCGCACGGACATGTTCTCTCTTGTCCTTTCAATCTCACCGTCATCATCTCCAGTGATGATCAAGTTATCCACATACATTAACACTATTGCTAGTTTACCTTCCTGAAATTTTACAAAGAGACTAGAGTCCGCAGGTGCCACCGAGAACCCGCTTTGCACTAAGAATTTCCCAATCTTGTCGTACCATACCGTCGGTGCTTGTTTAAGTCCATATAAGGCCTTATTTAGTTTGCAAACATAATCCTAATGCCTTTTACTCTGGAAACCACTTGGCTGCTCCATGTGGATATCTCGATCAATTTCTCTATGTAGAAAGgcattcttcacatccatctgccaTAGCTTCCAAGATTTGCTCACTGCAAGTGCTGGTAGTACTCCTACAGTTGTAATTTTTGCTACTAGGCTAAAAGTCTCATTATAGTCCAACCCATATTCTTGTGAGAATCCTCTAGCCACTAGTCGAGCTTTGTACCTTTCTATTGATCCATCGGGGTGAGTCTTgactttgtacacccatttgcatGATATCGGCTTCACATCCTTGGGTTTTGGAACTAGTTCCCAAGTCTGATTTTGATTCAATGCcttaatctcttcttccatcGCCTTCTGCCATTCTATGTCTCGGGATGCTTCCTCAAATGTCGTAGGTTCTTTCACGGTCTCTTCTTTTGCTAAGGCAGCATCCACGTATCTTAGGTTAGGCTTTCTCTGTCTAGTTGACCTCCTAAGTGGTAGGTTGTCTACCGCAACCTCCTGTTGACTCGGGCAAAGCTCTTTTGGACTACTTTGATGTACTCCAGTTTGCCATGGACTCATCGATTTATCTGGTGTTCCAGACAGATTAGGCACTTGCTCACCATCTCGTGCTGTAGGTGTCAACTCCTTAGTTGAATTAGGAGATTCTTCTCCTTCCCTTATCTCCCCCATCTTCTCATGCAGTTCATCTTCTAAGTCTTGAGAGTTTAGCAGCTCCTCCTTTAGTGGCGACCACCATGATGAGGCTTCATCAAAAGACAACATTTCTGGATATGTAGCACCGACCAGTTGCAGAGTTGTAACATTTCCACCCTTTTTTTCACTGCTATAGCCCAAAAAGATGCAACAAATCGCCTTCTTATTGAACTTGCTACACAAGTAATCAGGCATAAACACATATCATACACATCCGAAGACTCTGAAGTGACTCACCTTGGGCTTTATGTTCCATACCTTCTCGAAGGGTGAGACAAAGCCTAGTTTTGCCTATGGTAGCCTATTGATCACATAAGCTGCCGTTTGCATGCACTCTGCCCAGAATTGGTTGGGCACATTCTTAACATGTAGCATGCTTCGACATATCTCTATAAGGTGACGATTTTTTTCCAGTAATGCCGTTTTATTGTGGAGTGCCTGAACAAGTCAATTATTATCAAATTCTACACTCCTTTAGATAATTTGAGAACTCTTTCGACGTATACTCTCTACCATTATCCGTTCGCAAGCATCGAATCCTTCTATCGAACTCACTTTCGACCTTCTCCCGaaattctttaaattttaataaagttTTTGACTTTtctttcatgaagtaaacccaaacgtACCTTGAGAAGTCGTCAATGAAGGTCACCATGTAATGAATGCCACTAAACGATGCCTGTTTTACCCATCCGAACACGTCTGAGTGGACAAGCTCCAAGGGTTTTTTAGCTCTAAACTTTGATTCTTCATATGAAAATTGGTGTGCTTTGCCATATTGATACCTTGCACAAATTATATCTTCTCGAACATCCAGCTGGGGAAGACCTTTAAGCATAACCTTCTTCATCATTATCTTCAGCTTATAATAACTCACGTGCCCTAAACGTGCATGCTAGAGATCTGCAGTCTCATTTTTTCGAGTCTTATCTACATAAGCTGATTCAGCTGACATTACGTAGATTGACTCTAAGCGTCGTCCTTCCATGATAGGCGTACCTAACGATTTAAGGTTTGGGTACACCTTAACATCCTCTGGTCCAAATACCATATAATTACCAGGAGATGTTAGTTGTGATACTGACAACAGATTTTTCTTCATCTCTGGCACGTGATAAACATCTTACAACTTTACTTGATTAAGGCTAAATTGAGGTGTGATAGTGGTCGTGCCTACGTGAGTTATCGACAACCTTGAATTACTAGCTGTTACCACCACACGATCTCTTTTGTAGGCAAATAAATTTGACAGTTTcttcttatcacctgtcatgtgattTGAGCACCCTTAATCAACGATCCAATTATCATTGTAGTTGATAGCTCCTTGATTGGAAACTGTGGCAAGGGCTATTTCACACATCTCTGCCACTATTGAGGAAGCAACTACTTCGTCAGTGACTGTTTTAGATTGCTTGAGTGGTTTATTAAAAT
This region includes:
- the LOC131224128 gene encoding uncharacterized mitochondrial protein AtMg00810-like: MYVDNLIITGDDDGEIERTRENMSVRFQMKELGELKHFLRPEIDRSNKGIFLYQQKYAKDLLKKYGMLKCKPIATPIEANARLCSEEGKDLEDTTMYRQIVDLGLLYKKGGACKIVGYCDADDGGDHDTRRSTTGYVFNLDSGAISWCSKRQPTVSLSTTEAEYRAIAMAAQAST